Proteins found in one Brevibacillus brevis genomic segment:
- a CDS encoding TerC family protein, translating into MTDYLLSLLQIIMINLVLSGDNAVVIALACRNLSPELQKKATFWGSFGAIGLRIILTFIAIWLLKIPFVQVVGGLLLIWIAVKLLKGEDEDSHIGGGASFVEALKTIIFADLIMSLDNVIAVAGAANGNLVLVIIGLAISIPLIIWGSQLLMKLMNRFPIIVLLGAALLGYTAGEMIVGDKAVGSFLEGVMPSLHMILPVALALLVIVIGNYLKRKGKNVLNKEVTNNHAETL; encoded by the coding sequence ATGACAGATTACTTACTTAGCTTACTACAAATTATTATGATCAACCTGGTGTTGAGCGGAGACAATGCAGTCGTAATTGCTCTTGCCTGCCGCAACCTGAGCCCAGAGCTGCAGAAAAAAGCTACTTTTTGGGGGAGCTTCGGTGCAATTGGATTGCGAATCATCCTTACCTTCATTGCCATCTGGCTGTTGAAAATTCCGTTTGTCCAGGTCGTCGGAGGGCTTTTGCTGATCTGGATTGCGGTCAAGCTGTTAAAAGGTGAAGATGAGGACAGTCACATTGGTGGGGGAGCGAGTTTTGTTGAGGCACTCAAAACCATTATTTTTGCCGATCTGATTATGAGTCTGGACAATGTCATCGCTGTAGCCGGGGCAGCGAACGGAAACCTGGTTTTGGTCATCATCGGTCTTGCCATCAGCATTCCGCTCATCATTTGGGGAAGCCAGTTGCTGATGAAGCTGATGAACCGTTTTCCCATCATCGTATTGTTGGGGGCGGCTTTGCTCGGATATACAGCAGGAGAAATGATTGTAGGAGACAAAGCAGTAGGCAGCTTCCTCGAGGGGGTAATGCCTTCGCTGCATATGATTTTGCCGGTAGCATTGGCACTTCTGGTCATTGTGATTGGAAACTATTTGAAAAGAAAGGGGAAAAATGTATTAAATAAAGAAGTGACAAATAACCATGCGGAGACACTATAG
- a CDS encoding GNAT family N-acetyltransferase, producing the protein MNMRIRIEQVDDYSVTEQVVKSAFANAEFSDRKEHELVSRIRKSDAFIPALSLVAIDDENQKTVGHILLSKINIRNDNQSIESLGLAPVSVLPDYQSKGIGKKLILEALQKAKELGYQSVVVLGHPEYYPKFGFQKASRWGIKAPFEVPDEVFMALELQENALANVSGVVEYSRAFFE; encoded by the coding sequence ATGAACATGAGGATCAGAATAGAACAAGTAGATGATTATTCCGTTACTGAACAGGTCGTAAAAAGTGCATTCGCGAATGCTGAGTTCAGCGATCGCAAAGAACATGAGTTGGTGTCTCGCATCAGAAAATCGGATGCATTCATCCCCGCGTTATCTCTAGTCGCGATTGATGATGAGAATCAAAAGACCGTGGGACATATTCTTCTCTCGAAAATAAACATTCGCAATGACAATCAGAGCATAGAGTCACTCGGGCTTGCCCCAGTGTCAGTCCTGCCCGATTACCAAAGCAAAGGCATAGGGAAGAAACTAATTCTCGAAGCCCTCCAAAAAGCCAAAGAACTGGGATACCAATCTGTTGTTGTCCTCGGGCATCCCGAATATTACCCGAAGTTTGGCTTCCAAAAAGCCTCCCGTTGGGGAATAAAAGCACCTTTCGAAGTACCAGATGAAGTATTTATGGCATTGGAGCTCCAAGAAAATGCCTTGGCCAATGTTTCTGGAGTTGTTGAATACTCTCGTGCATTTTTTGAATAG
- a CDS encoding LysR family transcriptional regulator: MEYRDWYILQTLYQEQNITKTAESLYLSQPALTKRLRQIEKEFGVQIVQRGSRGVHFTPQGEYLAKCADEMLLRLRNIKEHVLNMGNEVNGTLRLGVSNYFARYKLPMILKKFKEAYPNVEYKVMTGWSKDVYKSVYNQDVHVGFVRGSYNWSDQKHLLFEESVYVVSTERIHIDDLPTLPRIDYETDPMLLALVDSWWTERFSQPPLIGMEVDKADTCSEMVANGLGYAILPRGVLNGKDDLHMIELTTAEGEPIKRSTWMFYHADSMELQMVKAFVRFIEQGEIAFID; encoded by the coding sequence ATGGAATATCGAGATTGGTACATTCTCCAAACCTTGTACCAGGAACAAAACATTACAAAGACAGCCGAAAGCCTGTATTTGTCCCAGCCTGCGCTGACCAAAAGATTGCGGCAGATTGAAAAAGAATTTGGCGTACAGATCGTGCAACGGGGGAGCAGAGGCGTTCATTTCACTCCTCAAGGCGAGTATTTGGCCAAATGTGCGGATGAAATGCTCCTTAGACTGCGCAATATCAAGGAGCATGTCTTGAACATGGGCAACGAGGTCAATGGGACGCTCCGGTTGGGGGTTTCCAACTATTTTGCACGGTACAAGCTCCCGATGATCTTGAAAAAGTTCAAGGAAGCTTATCCAAATGTCGAGTACAAGGTAATGACCGGATGGAGCAAAGACGTCTACAAGTCCGTGTATAATCAGGACGTGCACGTAGGCTTCGTCCGGGGAAGCTACAACTGGTCCGATCAAAAGCACTTGCTGTTCGAGGAATCGGTCTATGTCGTTTCCACGGAACGTATTCATATCGACGACCTGCCCACTCTGCCACGAATCGACTATGAGACGGATCCTATGCTGCTGGCATTAGTGGACAGCTGGTGGACGGAACGATTTTCTCAACCACCACTGATCGGCATGGAGGTCGACAAAGCGGATACATGTAGTGAAATGGTAGCAAACGGTTTGGGGTACGCCATCCTTCCACGAGGCGTGCTGAATGGCAAAGACGATCTGCACATGATCGAGCTGACCACAGCCGAGGGGGAGCCGATCAAACGAAGTACCTGGATGTTTTATCATGCCGACTCGATGGAATTGCAAATGGTCAAGGCATTTGTGCGCTTCATAGAGCAGGGTGAGATAGCATTCATCGATTAA
- a CDS encoding tripartite tricarboxylate transporter TctB family protein has product MSKTFDRFASLIFLVLGVAFVVGSQNISASAYGSNVGPNIFPMGLGSLLILLSLRLFYETFKYKQEGKKEKEKLDYKRFLIVLVAALFYVLLMEEIGYVISTFLFLFVGFQTMQKGKWLNSVIISSAFSFGVYLLYVEVLDGTLPGLPTWLGL; this is encoded by the coding sequence GTGAGCAAAACATTTGACCGCTTCGCCAGTCTGATTTTTCTCGTGTTGGGCGTAGCATTTGTGGTCGGGAGCCAAAACATCTCGGCGAGCGCTTACGGCAGCAATGTCGGACCAAACATTTTTCCGATGGGACTTGGAAGTCTTCTGATCCTGCTCAGCTTGCGATTATTTTATGAGACGTTCAAATACAAGCAAGAGGGCAAGAAAGAGAAGGAAAAGCTCGATTACAAACGGTTCCTCATCGTTCTTGTCGCGGCATTATTCTACGTATTGCTTATGGAGGAAATCGGCTACGTGATCAGCACCTTCCTGTTCCTTTTCGTTGGATTCCAGACGATGCAGAAAGGGAAATGGCTCAACAGCGTGATCATTTCCAGTGCGTTTTCGTTCGGTGTCTACTTGTTGTACGTGGAAGTTCTCGATGGCACATTGCCCGGTTTACCAACATGGTTAGGCTTGTAG
- a CDS encoding SDR family NAD(P)-dependent oxidoreductase: MHQVAIITGAGNGIGAAAAKLLAQHGVRVAVLDVQEEKAQLVAKEINQAGGQALSIRCDVGQRTQVEEAIQLVESHFGDITILVNNAGVGGPFHRVDEVSDEEWDWIMNTNLKSVFLFCRNLLPKMKDRSYGRIVNIASIQGLLGSAHSSTYVASKHGMIGYTKTIAAEWGEHGITCNAICPGYVDTAMGVRPEDISDYMNRVIAKSPVKRVAQPMEIAQMIYHLAGPHSGYINGASITMDGGISSHIGITDQLS; encoded by the coding sequence ATGCACCAAGTAGCAATCATCACAGGAGCAGGCAATGGGATCGGGGCAGCAGCCGCAAAGCTTTTGGCTCAGCATGGGGTACGCGTCGCTGTTCTTGATGTACAAGAAGAAAAGGCACAGCTAGTCGCCAAAGAAATTAATCAGGCAGGCGGTCAGGCCTTGTCTATTCGCTGTGATGTCGGTCAACGAACGCAAGTAGAAGAAGCCATCCAGCTAGTAGAATCGCATTTCGGAGATATCACTATCTTGGTCAACAATGCCGGAGTTGGCGGTCCATTCCACCGAGTCGACGAAGTCTCCGATGAAGAGTGGGATTGGATCATGAATACCAACTTGAAGAGTGTATTCCTATTTTGCAGAAACCTGCTGCCCAAGATGAAAGATAGGAGCTACGGGAGGATCGTAAACATCGCTTCCATTCAGGGCTTGCTAGGCTCTGCACATTCATCCACCTACGTCGCTTCCAAGCATGGCATGATCGGTTATACAAAAACAATTGCTGCGGAATGGGGAGAGCATGGAATTACTTGCAATGCCATCTGTCCCGGATATGTGGATACCGCAATGGGCGTACGTCCGGAGGATATTTCGGATTACATGAATCGGGTCATCGCCAAAAGCCCGGTGAAACGGGTAGCTCAGCCGATGGAAATCGCCCAGATGATTTATCATCTCGCCGGGCCGCATAGCGGGTACATCAATGGAGCGAGCATCACCATGGACGGCGGGATCAGCAGTCATATTGGAATTACGGATCAGTTGTCCTAG
- a CDS encoding AbrB family transcriptional regulator: MLLRILFTLLLGSLGGWLFATIHSPLPWLLGALVMTVICNMLGVKNLWIPRWFRQAGLTVIGITLGLRMTAEIVETMTGHIGLMLITTILTILISLVNAWIFYKVCRVDGITAIFSNIPGGLSEMVSVGQMAGGNQQVITIFHSIRAISVVLCTPYLVTFLPTHAAIQTATTEHMLGIGQTVMILVAGLIGALIASRCYIPAPFLLGALLVTALISMNTSLVGESPALPSILVQGAQIFIGVSIGLGFKREDIAKNRRFFLFGLLHSLFLFVMVIVLAIGISYVSATDIVTAILATVPGGLAEMSLTALATGADPLLVTAFHLFRLVLVLTLFSFGARAWTNRHSRIKQPKETSA; the protein is encoded by the coding sequence ATGCTGTTACGCATTTTGTTTACATTGCTGCTCGGATCACTGGGAGGCTGGCTGTTTGCTACCATTCACAGCCCACTTCCTTGGCTGCTCGGAGCGCTAGTTATGACAGTGATCTGTAATATGCTTGGGGTCAAAAATCTTTGGATTCCCCGTTGGTTTCGTCAAGCGGGATTGACAGTAATCGGGATCACCCTGGGTCTGCGAATGACAGCTGAAATCGTCGAGACGATGACGGGACACATTGGTTTGATGCTCATCACCACGATTTTGACCATCTTGATCAGTTTGGTGAACGCTTGGATATTTTACAAGGTCTGCCGGGTAGACGGAATAACGGCGATTTTCAGCAATATTCCAGGTGGTTTATCGGAAATGGTGTCGGTGGGGCAAATGGCGGGAGGAAATCAACAAGTCATCACGATTTTTCACTCGATCCGTGCGATCAGCGTCGTGCTTTGTACCCCTTATCTAGTGACATTTCTACCTACGCATGCTGCCATACAGACGGCTACTACAGAACACATGCTGGGGATTGGGCAGACAGTCATGATTCTTGTGGCTGGTCTCATTGGAGCGTTGATTGCGTCACGCTGTTATATACCCGCCCCGTTCTTGCTAGGTGCCTTGCTCGTGACCGCTTTGATTTCGATGAATACATCGCTTGTGGGAGAGAGTCCTGCGTTGCCAAGCATCTTGGTCCAAGGAGCTCAAATATTCATCGGGGTCAGCATCGGTCTTGGCTTCAAACGAGAGGACATCGCCAAAAACCGCCGATTCTTTCTCTTCGGTCTTCTGCATTCCCTGTTCTTGTTCGTCATGGTGATTGTGCTTGCCATCGGCATTTCTTACGTGTCTGCTACCGATATCGTGACGGCGATTTTGGCGACGGTGCCAGGTGGACTCGCCGAAATGAGCTTGACTGCCTTGGCGACAGGAGCCGATCCGCTCTTAGTGACGGCGTTTCATCTGTTTCGTTTGGTCCTTGTCCTTACGCTGTTTTCCTTCGGCGCTCGTGCATGGACGAACCGCCACAGCAGGATCAAACAGCCAAAGGAGACCAGCGCCTGA
- a CDS encoding methyl-accepting chemotaxis protein — translation MKVDLRNWFRSYRTKLIITFLLILLVPSLVVGSLAYNQAKQEIAKQILDSANENVDLVNSIVSSTFEGKKKDADYLAKDITPGVKSTDVQKEIMHHLDMYMGMHADVSSISLGTVDGQYFRAPKQEVQAGFDPRTRDWYKRAMENKGTVVVTDPYISAVSGEVLVAVARTTEDGAGVICITVGIEQIKQLANSVSIGSDGDVIVVDSNKKYVVHPENQAGTVAQESFYDNLYQGETGHFNYEEQSIPKQIYYVTNPATGWKIAGSMYLSEVEDAAQPIFAQTFWTITICLLLGALIVAAVLRSLLRSIQDVKVHAVRVSQGNLTDPIKVRSTDEIGELGHAFNTMQDNLRALISDVETRAEQVAASSEQLTASAQQTSIATEHVTTAVQEVAGSAEQQTSGIDQNVRSLQEIAEGVTRIVESVNVLSDTAQQTTVQAEEGGSFVEQVMSQMKSIHESVEQSDRMTKSLYDRSKEIGTISDVISGIAQQTNLLALNAAIEAARAGEHGKGFAVVATEVRLLAEQSQLSAKQISELITEIQRETKQSVDNMEKVRLDVEAGLNVSEETIHKFEGIMESTRMTNPHIAEVSLIAQQILAAVQEVTATANVLVTIAKSNAETAEEVAASTEEQLASMQEISSSAQSLSSLAEELKVLLNKFTY, via the coding sequence GTGAAAGTTGACTTGCGAAATTGGTTTCGAAGCTATCGAACCAAACTCATAATCACATTTCTCTTGATTTTGTTAGTCCCTTCCCTTGTCGTTGGAAGCCTGGCTTACAATCAAGCGAAACAAGAAATTGCCAAACAGATCTTGGATAGTGCCAACGAAAACGTCGATTTGGTCAACTCCATCGTCAGCAGTACGTTTGAGGGCAAAAAGAAGGATGCTGACTATTTGGCAAAAGATATCACACCTGGCGTGAAATCAACTGATGTTCAAAAAGAAATCATGCACCATTTGGATATGTATATGGGTATGCATGCGGACGTGTCCAGTATCAGTTTGGGAACAGTTGACGGACAATACTTCCGCGCTCCCAAGCAAGAAGTACAGGCAGGGTTTGATCCGCGTACGAGAGACTGGTACAAGAGAGCGATGGAAAACAAGGGAACTGTCGTCGTTACGGACCCATATATTTCGGCGGTATCAGGTGAGGTTTTAGTAGCGGTAGCAAGAACGACGGAGGATGGCGCTGGGGTTATCTGCATTACAGTTGGGATTGAGCAGATCAAACAACTGGCAAACTCAGTCAGCATCGGTTCGGACGGAGATGTCATCGTAGTGGACAGCAATAAGAAGTATGTCGTCCACCCGGAAAATCAGGCAGGAACTGTGGCACAAGAGAGTTTTTACGACAACTTGTACCAAGGAGAAACAGGTCATTTCAATTACGAGGAGCAAAGCATCCCGAAACAGATTTACTATGTAACGAATCCGGCTACTGGCTGGAAAATTGCTGGTTCGATGTACTTGTCAGAGGTTGAGGATGCTGCACAGCCGATTTTCGCGCAAACGTTTTGGACGATTACGATCTGCTTGCTGCTGGGAGCACTCATTGTAGCAGCTGTACTGCGTTCTCTTCTCCGGTCCATTCAGGACGTGAAGGTACATGCGGTTAGAGTGAGCCAAGGTAATTTGACTGACCCGATTAAAGTACGGTCAACTGATGAAATCGGTGAGCTCGGCCATGCGTTTAATACGATGCAGGATAACCTGCGGGCGCTCATCTCAGATGTCGAGACTAGAGCAGAGCAAGTAGCCGCGTCTTCGGAGCAATTGACTGCGAGCGCGCAGCAGACGAGTATTGCAACCGAGCATGTAACGACTGCTGTTCAGGAGGTAGCTGGTAGCGCGGAACAACAAACAAGCGGAATCGACCAAAATGTGCGCTCACTGCAGGAAATTGCGGAAGGGGTCACACGGATTGTAGAGAGTGTCAATGTGTTGTCGGATACTGCTCAGCAAACGACGGTTCAGGCAGAAGAAGGTGGCAGCTTTGTCGAACAAGTCATGAGTCAAATGAAGTCGATTCATGAATCAGTAGAACAGTCTGATCGCATGACCAAATCGCTCTATGATCGTTCGAAAGAAATTGGGACGATCTCAGATGTCATCAGCGGGATTGCCCAGCAGACGAATTTGCTGGCATTGAATGCAGCGATTGAAGCGGCACGGGCTGGTGAGCATGGCAAAGGCTTTGCGGTTGTAGCTACAGAGGTGCGACTGTTGGCTGAGCAATCACAATTGTCGGCTAAGCAAATTTCTGAATTGATCACAGAGATTCAACGGGAAACTAAGCAATCCGTCGACAACATGGAAAAAGTCAGACTGGATGTTGAAGCAGGCTTGAACGTTTCAGAGGAGACGATTCACAAGTTTGAAGGCATTATGGAAAGCACCAGAATGACCAACCCACATATCGCAGAAGTATCCTTGATCGCACAGCAAATCTTGGCTGCTGTTCAGGAAGTAACTGCGACAGCCAATGTGCTCGTCACCATCGCGAAAAGCAACGCCGAAACAGCCGAGGAAGTAGCAGCCTCTACCGAGGAGCAGCTCGCCTCCATGCAAGAGATCTCATCCTCCGCTCAATCCTTGTCGTCACTGGCGGAAGAGCTGAAAGTATTGCTCAATAAATTTACCTATTAA
- a CDS encoding GRAM domain-containing protein, with protein sequence MELRGNESIVQENIAANLFRGMEGVGGRLTITSERLYFQPHSLNIQTQPLELNLNDIASVEKRNTLFVIPNGMKIKMHNGQEHKFVVWKRAEIIGIIQDTKMKQKMKVIIKTR encoded by the coding sequence ATGGAACTCAGGGGAAATGAATCGATCGTGCAAGAGAATATAGCGGCAAACCTATTCAGAGGAATGGAAGGAGTAGGTGGGAGGTTAACGATTACGAGTGAGAGACTCTATTTTCAACCACACAGTCTCAATATTCAAACACAGCCTCTCGAATTAAACTTGAATGATATTGCATCCGTTGAAAAGCGAAATACACTATTCGTGATCCCAAACGGAATGAAAATCAAGATGCATAACGGACAAGAGCATAAATTTGTTGTATGGAAACGAGCGGAGATCATCGGAATCATTCAGGATACAAAAATGAAGCAAAAAATGAAGGTAATCATTAAGACGAGGTAG
- a CDS encoding Bug family tripartite tricarboxylate transporter substrate binding protein encodes MKKSNKWTKWSGVLLTTAMALSLAACGGGGGQTASSGEASTYPEKPISVIAPSGAGGGLDKTARSLAKVMSATKLVDKTISVENKPGGGQAVGLADFVTQDKKNNYKLLLPSTPIVINNVKKEGNSPHSYNDMTPLAQLTKDYGAIVVAADSPYKDLKSLMDAIKADPTKVTVAGGSAPGSLDHLTFLMPAVKAGIDPKSVKYISYDGGGEAIASLLGGNADVLATDVSGSGEYLKSGKVRILGVSSPERLKGMFKDIPTYKESGYDTELINWRGVFGPKDMTPDAVAYWEQKLKAMTETPEWKAELEANGWDDGYKNGADFKSYLGEQEKMFKEILGLLGMAK; translated from the coding sequence ATGAAAAAATCAAACAAATGGACGAAGTGGAGCGGAGTACTCCTCACTACGGCAATGGCACTTAGCCTCGCAGCCTGTGGAGGCGGCGGTGGGCAGACGGCTTCCTCTGGAGAAGCTTCTACCTACCCAGAAAAACCTATCTCGGTTATCGCACCATCGGGCGCAGGCGGAGGCTTGGATAAAACAGCGCGTTCTCTCGCAAAGGTGATGTCAGCAACGAAGCTGGTAGACAAGACGATCTCGGTCGAAAACAAACCAGGTGGCGGACAGGCAGTAGGCTTGGCTGATTTCGTAACGCAGGACAAGAAAAACAACTACAAGCTCCTGCTTCCCTCTACACCAATCGTCATCAACAATGTGAAAAAAGAAGGAAACAGCCCGCATTCTTACAATGATATGACTCCGTTGGCACAATTGACGAAAGATTACGGCGCGATCGTAGTAGCTGCCGATTCTCCATACAAGGATCTGAAATCGTTAATGGATGCCATCAAAGCTGATCCAACCAAAGTAACGGTTGCAGGCGGTTCTGCTCCTGGCTCGCTTGATCACTTGACCTTTTTGATGCCTGCTGTTAAAGCGGGAATTGATCCGAAATCAGTGAAATACATCTCTTACGATGGCGGTGGGGAAGCGATCGCATCTCTCTTGGGTGGCAATGCTGATGTACTGGCTACAGATGTATCCGGTTCGGGTGAATACTTGAAATCCGGCAAAGTAAGAATCCTGGGTGTATCTTCCCCTGAGCGCTTGAAAGGTATGTTCAAGGACATCCCGACGTACAAAGAATCCGGTTATGACACGGAGCTGATCAACTGGCGCGGTGTATTTGGACCAAAAGACATGACGCCAGATGCTGTTGCTTACTGGGAGCAAAAATTGAAAGCGATGACAGAGACTCCTGAGTGGAAAGCAGAGCTGGAGGCAAATGGCTGGGACGATGGCTACAAAAACGGTGCAGACTTCAAGAGCTACCTGGGTGAGCAAGAAAAAATGTTCAAGGAAATCCTGGGCTTGCTCGGAATGGCGAAATAA
- a CDS encoding SDR family oxidoreductase yields MKLLNKIVVITGASQGLGLEMANVLAKEGAIVWATSRTAPHPNEIAQAEPGSVTNVQLDVTDEQSVLALFAQVQRLYGRLDVLVNNAGVGVFKPVEQTSVDEWEHVFRTNVTGLFLCSREGYKVMKAHGGRIINISSVSGYIPIAENGVYGASKFAVQGFSQICNEEWKNDNVRVSTIFPGAVHTNMTEERHFFDPSAMLVPKDVADTVLDIASRPLHVRIDEVKILPPKGVL; encoded by the coding sequence ATGAAACTACTGAATAAAATCGTGGTCATCACAGGAGCCAGTCAAGGATTGGGCCTTGAGATGGCAAATGTTTTGGCAAAAGAAGGAGCGATCGTTTGGGCAACCTCTCGAACCGCGCCACATCCGAACGAAATTGCACAAGCTGAGCCGGGAAGTGTGACGAATGTACAGCTAGACGTGACCGACGAGCAAAGTGTCCTTGCCTTATTTGCGCAAGTACAAAGGTTATACGGACGTTTAGATGTCCTTGTCAACAATGCAGGAGTCGGCGTGTTTAAACCTGTCGAACAAACAAGCGTAGATGAATGGGAGCATGTTTTTCGCACCAATGTAACTGGACTCTTTCTTTGCAGCCGCGAAGGATACAAGGTAATGAAAGCTCACGGAGGCCGTATCATCAATATCTCTAGTGTCTCAGGGTATATTCCCATTGCAGAAAACGGTGTTTATGGAGCTTCGAAATTTGCCGTCCAAGGCTTTTCCCAAATTTGCAATGAAGAATGGAAAAACGACAATGTAAGAGTCTCCACCATTTTTCCCGGTGCCGTTCATACAAACATGACGGAGGAGCGGCATTTTTTTGATCCGAGTGCGATGCTCGTACCAAAAGATGTGGCGGATACCGTGTTAGATATCGCCTCCCGTCCGCTCCACGTTCGAATCGATGAAGTCAAAATCCTTCCGCCTAAAGGCGTTCTCTAA
- a CDS encoding 3-hydroxyacyl-CoA dehydrogenase family protein: MEKHAAVIGSGVMGHGIAQLFALAGFRVSLYDLQEEFLLKARASIEHSLSLLVAEGVIADESKVAALEQIVLTTDLQEAVSAAEIITEAVPEVIELKWELFEKLEQYARPDAIIASNTSTFSIARLIEKATTPQRFIITHFFNPAQLVPLVEVVRHEKTAEEVVQKTIQLMEEIGKSPVLLKKDVPGFIANRLQTALMREAFHLLAEGVADAAQIDMVMKNGIGFRWAFVGPIETADLGGLDTWKRVIDNLAPELNGSTKAPAIIEERVAEGNLGTKTGAGIYSYKDASVSEKLRVRDEQFIRLAKMKRV; the protein is encoded by the coding sequence ATGGAAAAGCATGCGGCTGTCATCGGATCAGGTGTTATGGGACATGGAATCGCGCAGCTATTCGCGTTGGCTGGATTTCGTGTTTCTCTTTACGATTTGCAGGAAGAGTTTTTGCTGAAAGCAAGAGCTAGCATTGAGCACAGCCTTTCCCTTCTGGTTGCAGAGGGAGTGATTGCAGACGAGTCTAAAGTAGCAGCGCTCGAGCAAATCGTCCTGACCACGGATTTGCAAGAGGCAGTATCTGCTGCTGAAATCATCACAGAAGCGGTACCAGAAGTCATCGAGCTAAAGTGGGAGCTGTTTGAAAAGCTGGAGCAATACGCGAGACCAGATGCGATTATTGCTTCCAATACGTCTACGTTTTCGATTGCGCGACTGATCGAAAAAGCAACCACGCCTCAGCGCTTTATCATTACACATTTTTTCAATCCAGCCCAATTGGTTCCGTTGGTCGAGGTAGTCAGGCACGAGAAGACCGCGGAGGAAGTGGTTCAAAAAACGATACAACTGATGGAAGAGATCGGGAAGTCTCCGGTTTTGTTGAAAAAGGATGTACCGGGTTTTATCGCCAATCGGCTGCAAACAGCTTTGATGAGAGAAGCTTTTCATTTGCTCGCAGAAGGTGTGGCAGATGCAGCCCAGATCGATATGGTAATGAAGAACGGAATTGGCTTTCGTTGGGCTTTTGTCGGGCCTATTGAGACGGCGGATTTAGGTGGACTCGATACGTGGAAGCGCGTGATAGATAACCTGGCGCCAGAGCTGAATGGCTCGACAAAAGCACCCGCCATCATTGAGGAACGAGTAGCAGAAGGCAATCTCGGCACCAAGACGGGCGCAGGGATTTACTCGTATAAGGATGCATCTGTCTCAGAAAAGCTGCGTGTACGTGACGAACAGTTTATCCGTTTAGCGAAAATGAAGCGCGTTTGA